From the Labrus mixtus chromosome 17, fLabMix1.1, whole genome shotgun sequence genome, one window contains:
- the plpp1a gene encoding phospholipid phosphatase 1 isoform X2, translating into MFEARGIPFVLLDVVCLVLVGLPFIILTVQHSPYRRGFFCNDDSIKYPYKEDTISHQLLGGVMIPVTILTMIIGECLLVYLKRIKSKSSFGSYLSSVYKAVGTFLFGAAMSQSLTDIAKYSIGRLRPHFLDVCKPDWTKINCSSGAYIEDFTCTGDATMVSEGRLSFYSGHSSFSMYCMLFLALYLQARLQADWARLLRPTIQFFLIAATVYTGLSRVSDYKHHWSDVLVGLLQGALMALLVIFFVSDFFKPRAAPREEADIPHTTLQETPTNGNHFESPN; encoded by the exons TTGGACTCCCCTTTATAATTCTCACTGTGCAGCACAGTCCTTACCGCCGAGGCTTTTTCTGTAATGATGATTCTATCAAGTACCCGTATAAAGAAGATACCATTTCCCATCAGTTGTTAGGAGGTGTTATGATTCCAGTCACGATACTCACT ATGATCATTGGCGAGTGCCTTTTAGTTTATCTGAAGCGCATCAAATCCAAGTCTTCTTTCGGCAGTTATTTGTCCTCTGTTTACAAAGCCGTCGGTACCTTCCTGTTTGGGGCGGCAATGAGCCAGTCCCTGACAGACATAGCGAAGTATTCGATTGGCCGGCTCAGGCCGCACTTCCTGGACGTGTGCAAACCTGATTGGACCAAGATCAACTGTTCGTCGGGCGCTTACATCGAAGACTTCACCTGCACAGGAGACGCAACCATGGTCAGCGAGGGCAG GCTTTCCTTCTACTCCGGACACTCGTCTTTCTCCATGTACTGCATGCTGTTTCTAGCT CTCTACCTGCAGGCTCGACTCCAGGCCGATTGGGCGAGGCTGCTCAGACCCACAATCCAGTTTTTCCTGATCGCTGCCACCGTCTACACTGGTTTGTCGAGGGTGTCCGATTATAAACATCACTGGAGCGACGTGCTGGTTGGACTCCTGCAGGGTGCCCTCATGGCGCTCCTGGTG ATCTTCTTTGTGTCCGACTTTTTCAAGCCTCGAGCAGCCCCCCGTGAAGAAGCAGACATCCCGCACACGACCCTGCAGGAGACTCCAACAAATGGAAACCACTTCGAGAGTCCAAACTAA
- the mtrex gene encoding exosome RNA helicase MTR4 codes for MADAFGDGLFSVFDEEQQTTASKKIPASLTPDIGKAGEKNGNEKDAGPSAGVKREADSDGGEEVVFGKKPRHEAISANDLNLAEFMPQVKVEQVETVEGCSHEVALPASDDYKPLKPRVGKAAKEYPFVLDPFQREALLCIDNNESVLVSAHTSAGKTVCAEYAIALALREKQRVIFTSPIKALSNQKYREMYEEFQDVGLMTGDVTINPTASCLVMTTEILRSMLYRGSEIMREVAWVVFDEIHYMRDAERGVVWEETIILLPDNVHYVFLSATIPNARQFAEWICHLHKQPCHVVYTDYRPTPLQHYIFPAGGDGLHLVVDENGDFREDNFNTAMQVLRDAGDSGGSSGGGKWDPRGRKGGTRGPSSVFKIVKMIMERNFQPVIIFSFSKKECEAYALQVAKLDFNTDDEKRLVEEVFNNAVDCLSDDDKKLPQVEHVLPLLKRGIGIHHGGLLPILKETIEILFSEGLLKALFATETFAMGINMPARTVLFTSARKFDGKSHRFITSGEYIQMSGRAGRRGMDDRGIVIFMVDEKMSPAIGKQLLKGSADPLNSAFHLTYNMVLNLLRVEEINPEYMLEKSFYQFQHYRALPGVVEKIKKYEEQYHSIEIPNEEGVVTYFKIRQQLAKLGKEIQEFTHKPKYCLPFLQPGRLVKVKNEDADFGWGVVVNFCKKSNVKTSTESEPLYVVEVLVHCSKESVQDAATEAAKPAAPGETGEMQVVPVMLHLLTSISSVRLYIPKDLRPFDNRQLMLKSIQEVQKRFPDGVPLLDPIDDMGIKDPGLKKVIQKVEAFEHRMYSHPLHSDPNLESVYSLCEKKALIAADVRTAKRELKKARTVLQMDKLKCRKRVLRRLGFASPSDVIEVKGRVACEISSGDELLLTEMIFNGLFNDLTVEQATALLSCFVFQENASEMPKLTEQLAAPLRQMQECAKRIAKVSADAKLEVDEETYLKQFKPHLMDVVYAWANGATFAQICKMTDVFEGSIIRCMRRLEEVLRQMCSAAKAIGNTELENKFAEGITKIKRDIVFAASLYL; via the exons ATGGCAGACGCCTTCGGTGACGGCTTGTTCAGCGTGTTTGACGAAGAACAACAAACGACCGCGAGTAAAAAGATACCAGCGTCATTGACACCAGATATAGG GAAAGCTGGTGAGAAAAATGGCAACGAGAAGGATGCTGGTCCATCTGCAGGGGTCAAGAGGGAGGCAGACAGTGACGGCGGAGAGGAGGTGGTGTTCGGGAAGAAACCTCGACATGAGGCAATCTCTGCTAATGACCTGAA TCTTGCAGAATTTATGCCCCAAGTGAAAGTGGAGCAAGTTGAGACTGTGGAAGGATGCTCACATGAG GTTGCTCTACCTGCCAGTGATGATTACAAACCGCTGAAACCGCGAGTGGGGAAGGCAGCCAAG GAATACCCCTTTGTTCTTGACCCGTTTCAACGTGAGGCCCTCTTATGTATCGACAACAACGAGTCTGTGCTCGTGTCTGCACATACCTCTGCTGGCAAGACTGTCTGTGCTGA GTATGCCATTGCTCTAGCtctcagagagaagcagagagtgaTCTTCACCAGCCCCATCAAGGCGCTCTCCAACCAGAAGTACAGAGAGATGTATGAAGAGTTCCAGGATGTGGGACTGATGACCGGTGATGTCACCATTAACCCCACTGCCTCCTGCCTCGTCATGACAACTGAG atcCTGAGGAGCATGCTGTACCGAGGCTCTGAAATCATGAGGGAAGTGGCGTGGGTTGTTTTTGACGAGATCCATTACATGAGAGATGCAG AGCGTGGTGTGGTGTGGGAGGAGACCATCATTCTTCTTCCTGACAACGTGCATTACGTTTTCCTCTCGGCCACCATCCCCAACGCCAGACAGTTTGCTGAGTGGATCTGCCACTTGCATAAGCAG CCTTGCCATGTTGTCTACACAGACTACCGTCCTACTCCACTGCAACACTACATCtttccagcagggggcgatgGACTCCACCTTGTTGTTGATGAGAAC GGAGACTTCAGAGAGGACAATTTCAACACAGCTATGCAGGTGCTGAGAgacgcaggggattctgggggCAGCAGCGGAGGGGGAAAGTGGGACCCGAGAGGACGGAAAGGAGGCACTAGAg GTCCATCCAGTGTGTTTAAGATAGTGAAGATGATCATGGAGAGGAACTTCCAGCCTGTCATCATTTTCAGCTTCAGTAAGAAAGAGTGTGAGGCGTACGCTCTGCAGGTGGCCAAACTGGACTTTAACACAG ATGATGAGAAACGTCTGGTGGAGGAAGTGTTCAACAACGCAGTGGACTGTCTGTCAGACGACGACAAGAAGCTCCCTCAG GTGGAGCATGTGCTGCCGCTGTTGAAGCGGGGGATAGGAATCCATCATGGAGGTCTGCTGCCAATCCTGAAGGAGACCATAGAGATTCTTTTCTCTGAAGGCCTGCTCAAG GCCCTGTTTGCCACAGAGACTTTCGCCATGGGCATCAACATGCCGGCTCGCACTGTGCTCTTCACCAGCGCACGCAAGTTTGATGGCAAGAGTCACCGCTTT ATCACATCAGGTGAGTACATCCAGATGTCTGGGCGAGCCGGGAGGAGAGGAATGGACGACAGGGGCATCGTTATCTTCATGGTGGATGAGAAGATGAGTCCAGCTATTGGCAAACAGCTGCTCAAG GGCTCAGCTGACCCTTTGAACAGTGCCTTCCACCTGACCTACAACATGGTGCTCAACCTGCTGCGAGTGGAGGAGATCAACCCAGAGTACATGCTGGAGAAATCTTTCTACCAGTTTCAACACTACAGAGCTTTGCCTGGCGTTGTGGAGA AAATCAAGAAGTACGAGGAGCAGTATCACTCCATTGAGATTCCCAACGAGGAGGGCGTGGTCACTTACTTTAAAATCAGACAGCAGTTGGCCAAACTGGGCAAAGAGATACAAGAGTTCACCCATAAACCCAAATACTGCTTACCGTTCCTGCAGCCTGGGCGACTTGTGAAG GTGAAAAATGAGGACGCTGACTTCGGCTGGGGAGTTGTTGTAAACTTCTGCAAGAAGTCCAACGTTAAA ACCAGTACGGAGTCCGAGCCGCTGTATGTGGTGGAGGTTTTGGTCCACTGCAGTAAGGAGAGTGTGCAAGATGCTGCAACAGAGGCGGCTAAACCTGCAGCCCCTGGAGAGACTGGAGAGATGCAG GTGGTCCCGGTGATGCTCCATCTCCTCACCTCCATCAGCTCAGTTCGACTTTACATCCCCAAAGACCTGAGGCCCTTTGACAACAGGCAGCTCATGCTTAAATCTATACAG GAGGTGCAGAAACGTTTCCCAGATGGTGTTCCTCTGCTCGACCCCATCGATGACATGGGCATCAAAGACCCGGGCCTGAAGAAAGTGATTCAGAAAGTGGAGGCCTTCGAGCACCGCATGTACTCGCACCCCCTGCACAGCGACCCCAACCTAGAATCTGTCTATTCTCTCTGTGAGAAGAAAGCTCTG atcgCAGCAGATGTTCGAACAGCCAAGCGGGAGCTGAAGAAGGCTCGGACAGTCTTGCAGATGGACAAGCTGAAATGCAGGAAGAGAGTCCTGCGACGCCTCGGCTTCGCCAGTCCCTCTGATGTCATCGAGGTGAAAGGACGGGTCGCCTGTGAAATTAGCAG TGGTGACGAGCTCCTTCTGACCGAGATGATTTTCAACGGCCTGTTCAACGATCTGACGGTGGAACAAGCCACCGCCCTGCTGTCCTGCTTCGTCTTCCAGGAGAAC GCCAGTGAGATGCCCAAACTGACCGAACAACTCGCCGCTCCCCTGAGACAGATGCAG GAGTGCGCGAAGAGAATAGCCAAAGTTTCTGCAGACGCCAAGCTGGAGGTGGACGAGGAGACTTATCTAAAGCAGTTCAAGCCTCACCTGATGGATGTGGTGTACGCCTGGGCCAACGGAGCCACGTTCGCCCAAATCTGCAAGATGACGGACGTTTTCGAAG GGAGCATCATCCGCTGCATGCGCCGTCTGGAGGAGGTGCTCAGACAGATGTGTTCAGCAGCCAAGGCCATCGGGAACACTGAACTGGAGAACAAGTTTGCTGAAG GAATAACGAAGATCAAGCGAGACATTGTTTTCGCTGCCAGTCTCTACCTGTAA